The nucleotide window GACTTTAGCATCTTGGTCCATTTTCTGTAACATTCAGCCATCAGTAACAAATAAGCCTGCTCTCTATTTGTTGCTTTCATTTTGTGACTGTTGGGCTTGACTTGGTtcagttttaagatttttttcctcattccaGAACCTAGATTAAAAGAATAGCAAAACTTTAGGATATACTTTTCACTTAGTAGAAGACCTTAGCAGAGGACAGGCAATTTATACAGCCTCATTTAAGGTGCTCATATTTCACTGGGCACAGCAAATCAACTGATTAAGCCTAACGGGGGtagggaaaatattttccatccCCAGAGAAGCCTGCCATGGGAGGGGAACAAATTAATAGACCTGTGTACACATCTTTAATCTGCCTCACCCAGGATAGGACACAGTTGAAAGTCTGACctaaagtaatatattttctctttgtttattttgaactATTTAGGGTCAGGTATGAATGGAGATTCCAAGGACATAACTGCCTACCACACAGTATTTCTTACCGCCATATTAGGAGGAACAATAGTCATTGTCATTGGGTTTTTTGCTGTACTTCTTTGTTATTGCAGGTAAGAACAATAGTAATGTGTGTGAACACAAACTGTCTAATTTTAGTGTCATGTAAATTCTATGTATTACAAAGTTTGTAGAAAGTAATGGTTTGATgtttaaaatatagattaaaataaaaacgGATATATTCTAACAGtagcattttatatatacatatatttataaaataaacatgagATTTTTTTGGTTAATGAAACCTTCTAGATaagttcaaaacattttttttttttgccttctcttctACTCTAGGGATAAGTGTGGTACTccacagaaaagagaaagaaataccaCTAAACTTGAGGTCCTCAAGAGAGACCAGACAACTTCAACAACTCACATAaatcacatcagttcagtcaaAGTTGCATTAAAAACCGAGGACAAATCACAGTTATTCAATGCCAAAAGCTCCTCATACAGCCCTCAGAAAAAGGAATCATCCAAGGTGGAAGTAGAAGAAAGAGTTTCCATGGTAAAAACTCGGGACAATTTGAAAATCTACAATGAAGAAGTTTCGTTTCTGTCAGTCAATCAAAATAATTACTCCAGAAACCCAGCACAGTCTTTGGAGCCCAATGTAGGGTCCAAACAACTTAAACATGTTAACAACAATATGTCTTCATCTCTAGGTGATACGCAAGAGGAAAAGAGGTATCTCACAGGTAAGGAAGAGGCATATGGCCATTCCCACATTCCAGAACAGATCATGCACATATACAGCCAGCCCATAGCCATCCTTCAGACATCTGACCTCTTCCCCACTCCAGAGCAGTTGCATCCTGCTAAGTCGGCTACTCTGCCAAGAAAGGGACAGTTAGTCTATGGCCAACTGATGGAGCCAGTAAATAGAGAGAACTTTACACAGACATTACCGAAAATGCCAATGCATTCTCATGCCCAGCCCCCAGATGCCAGGGAAGAGAACATCCCCCTGGAAGGTCAACAGAGTTTACCCTCCCAAACTTCAGATTGGAGCCGGTATTCAAATAGCCTCCTGGAATCTGTTTCTGTTCCTGGAACACTAAATGAAGCTGTTGTAATGACTCCCTTTTCATCGGAGCTTCAAGGAATTTCAGAACAGACCCTCCTAGAACTGTCCAAAGGAAagccatccccccaccccagagcCTGGTTTGTGTCTCTTGATGGGAAGCCGGTTGCACAGGTGAGGCACTCCTTCATAGACCTGAAAAAGGGCAAGAGAGCCCAGAGCAATGACACGAGTCTGGACTCTGGggtggacatgaatgagcaccACTCAAGTAGAAAACTGGAGAGGGAGAAAACGTTCATCAAAAGCATGCATCAGCCTAAGATGCTTTACTTAGAAGACTTAGACCTGAGCAGCAGTGAGAGCGGAACCACTGTCTGCTCTCCAGAGGACCCAGCTTTAAGGCACATCCTAGATGGAGGCAGTGGGGCCATCATGGAGCACCCTGGGGAAGAGTCACCAGGAAGAAGAAGCACCGCTGAAGATTTTGAAGCCAATATATCCCCCACTAAGAAAAGGGGCAGAGCACCACCACTAGCCAAGAGAGACAGCAAAACTAACATCTGGAAGAAGCGAGAGGAACGCCCACTGATTCCCATAAACTAATACCAAGAGTGGTTGTGTCTCTGTCGTCTCGTGCTCTTTATTCTTGCTTTGTATTGTAAATTGCTGTGTGAACTTCTGAAGAAGCTGAGACTGAGCAATCTCATGGTCCCTGGACATGTCTCAAGCAGAGTAAATAGTCAAATGGTAATTCAGTAGTGAGAAAGCGACCAAGAAATGCTTTTTTCTGGcctatgctttttatttatttttgggtgaTGAATTTGAAGTATCTGAGGGTGCAGAATGTAAAATAGTATCTGAAATTGTTGCTCAGTCATCAAGTTGAGCCCTGACTCTGAAGAATAACAGTGAAAAGTATACTCCTAAAGTTGCTTTCaaaaatattgcttctgctttgatGACCCCTGTAAAACATTTAGAAACGAAACTGTATTACTCTTGTGAAATGTTACTATTATATTCTCCACTGCATATACTTGAAAATAACTGGATAAATGTTCTGGCTTGATGTTATTCTAGAGTTCAAAGGCCAAaccacattttctttcatttttaaacagcATGTATATTGTATCAACCCAAAATAAATTCCATACTCACCTAAGATGGGCAAGAAGCTACTTGGTTGTTAGGGAAATGCCAGCTCTTTGGTTGTTTTTGAATAAAACTTCACAGAATAAACAGGTGTTAGTTTATCTAGAAATCTGAGAAATGAATGTTCTgatactgaatttttatttaaaaatttcttgccCCCTTCCCCATCACCAAAAGGGGAAGTGAGCTTAGCTGTCAAGAAAATTTTTtactagtctttaaaaaaaaagtcattcctCCCACTCCCCAATCTTTAAGGCTCACTGATACATAGAGACTGAAATCAGTTTTAAGATATTTCTTCTATTCAAAAAAGTCACTTAAACTattaaacttgatttttaaaaatcaatgaattgAAAGTTTCTTATAAACATCCAAACTTAAAATATGTGgagctaaaggaaataaacatttcaaTTCTTTTCTGAAATGTCAACCAGAAAAAACGTGCCATTTCTCTTGAGATTCAAGAATACCTTTAGGATCCCAGGTATACATCCAGATTTTTTTGTTGCTGACATTCTAAAAAATGTTTGGGAACAACAGTTTCAATTTCACAGGAAAAGtaaaagatttttattaaatCACGTAAATGCTTTTAAGTTACATAACACTTTTTTCCAGGTTTGGAAGtaatatattcttttcatcatagCAGAGAATTAGTGTGAACACATTCAACACCCGTTTTTAATTTTAAGTGCTTTCAACTCTGAATTATCATTCATGTCCTAAAAATGAAGCTTTAATTAAAATCAACTCatctcatttttcttaaaatttccatAAAGGCAAATGTCTGAAGCAGCTTACCCTTTTCCttggggcggggagtggggaggaatgAAACTAATTGCTTTATTTCTCATGCACTGCTAATTCAGATGGGAGCAACACAGAGACCCAAGGCACATAAACAAGTTGTAAGAACTAAAATTAACCACTTTAGCTTCAAACTGTAGATAGatatacaacaaaagaaaacagctTTTCCCCCCAAGACAGTAGACTTCAGCCAGGTTTTTCCTGTAACCATTTCTGAAGCATATAACCTGTCAGATAACATTCCTTTCTGTATTAACCCAAAGAATTTAAAGATCTAGGTAAAAGTTTGCTATATTCTACCCCAATCCATAGAAGAGAGAAATGTTTTGGTTAATACCTGCATTTACTTTTTTGAGGGAGGGGTGATAAGGTCCAAAATTAGAGGCAGTTTCTTACTGGTTTTACACAGAAAGATGTATTTAAGGTGacataaatgaaaatgatttggAAAAGGTTAAGGAGTTAGTGCTCTGCTGAAGTGCCTTTGATATAGACTTGCTTTATTAGAAGGATATGGTAACATCTTTCTTAAATGTGCATTTTCTTTCTGTTAGCCAAATTAAACAGATGTgcagtttttattaaaaatatagacCTAGTGTTTCACGTTGGAACAATGAATTTTGCATGCCAGTAACATCTCTCtgtgtatttaattcttttttcagtCTAGTTTATATTGATAACATTATGTTGGAATGAAGTTAGAAACTATATAGTAATATACTGACTTTGACATTTTAAGTGTATATTTTTCCCACCCTTAAAAAATGTTCAATCTATCATCTTGGTAATGGAATACACACTTTGATATAAGGGTATGCCATTAAGGTATGCCACTCACTCATTCTTGTGTAAAGGAAATGAGAAGATGTATCCCCAAGGGCTTTTCTAGAAATACTTTTGTTGGTTTCagaataaaatcttatttttttatacACTGCACATTCTGTTCTCAATTGGGAAGTATAG belongs to Capra hircus breed San Clemente chromosome 2, ASM170441v1, whole genome shotgun sequence and includes:
- the FAM171B gene encoding protein FAM171B, translated to MARLSRRVPCTLLLGLAAVLLKARLVPAAARAELSRSDLSLIQQQQRQREEAEEERPEVPGASSTAAAPVSVFMLKVQVNDIISRQYLSQAVVEVFVNYTKTNSTVTRNNGAVLIRVPYKLGLSLTIIAYKDGYVLTPLPWKTRRMPIYSSVTLSLFPQNQANIWLFEDTILITGKLADAKSQPSVQFSKALIKLPNNHQISNVTGYLTVLQQFLKVDNFLYTTGITLNKSGFESIELTPLAAICVKIYSGGKEVKVDGSIQISLPLLHTNDVSAGDHIPAWTFDMNTGAWVNHGQGMVKEYNSHLIWTYDAPHLGYWIAAPLPGTRGSGMNGDSKDITAYHTVFLTAILGGTIVIVIGFFAVLLCYCRDKCGTPQKRERNTTKLEVLKRDQTTSTTHINHISSVKVALKTEDKSQLFNAKSSSYSPQKKESSKVEVEERVSMVKTRDNLKIYNEEVSFLSVNQNNYSRNPAQSLEPNVGSKQLKHVNNNMSSSLGDTQEEKRYLTGKEEAYGHSHIPEQIMHIYSQPIAILQTSDLFPTPEQLHPAKSATLPRKGQLVYGQLMEPVNRENFTQTLPKMPMHSHAQPPDAREENIPLEGQQSLPSQTSDWSRYSNSLLESVSVPGTLNEAVVMTPFSSELQGISEQTLLELSKGKPSPHPRAWFVSLDGKPVAQVRHSFIDLKKGKRAQSNDTSLDSGVDMNEHHSSRKLEREKTFIKSMHQPKMLYLEDLDLSSSESGTTVCSPEDPALRHILDGGSGAIMEHPGEESPGRRSTAEDFEANISPTKKRGRAPPLAKRDSKTNIWKKREERPLIPIN